The Listeria welshimeri serovar 6b str. SLCC5334 genome has a window encoding:
- a CDS encoding prolyl oligopeptidase family serine peptidase, translated as MKKKLSFSLLLMILAVFAVGCSNSDSGEKITSKNTTLVTQVIDKGEVGSAIIIDYKGAVTGKELSNADFSVFAGDKSRGIKAVYTSKEATVGTPAAKGNYVVVELNPTDDNASTLNFNIEKFINERANVKYTVKQNSDIKVGDKDFNKTTALKVENVVSPTLDTFKANEFVDGSTKMPYRMYSPKASKDKKPLIIYLHGSGERGNDNELQLLGTDGPATFAAATFQSTTPSYVLAPQVEWDEARNGWFTEGKTQTVKKLIDQVIKENKDIDSSRIYLTGVSNGATGAWKMLTENPDFFAAAAPIAGYMYDKDAEFTVTGTSRYLKAKPADAAKIKNVPIWAYQAEDDQVNSVEGTKSAVKAIQDAGGTKVQMTIYPAGLVAPSPHASWEKAYNDTRLLTWMTAQVK; from the coding sequence ATGAAGAAAAAATTATCGTTTAGTTTGTTATTAATGATTTTGGCTGTTTTTGCAGTTGGTTGTTCGAATTCTGATAGTGGAGAAAAAATAACAAGTAAAAATACCACTTTAGTCACGCAAGTAATAGACAAAGGTGAGGTTGGTTCCGCAATTATTATTGATTATAAAGGTGCTGTCACTGGTAAAGAACTAAGCAATGCTGACTTTTCTGTATTCGCAGGAGATAAAAGTAGAGGAATTAAAGCAGTTTATACAAGTAAAGAAGCAACAGTTGGAACTCCAGCAGCAAAAGGAAATTATGTTGTAGTTGAACTAAATCCAACCGATGATAATGCTAGCACACTTAACTTTAATATTGAGAAATTTATTAATGAACGTGCAAATGTAAAATATACAGTGAAACAAAATAGTGACATTAAAGTAGGAGACAAGGATTTTAATAAAACAACGGCACTAAAAGTAGAAAATGTTGTTAGCCCAACTTTAGATACATTCAAAGCGAATGAATTTGTGGATGGATCAACTAAAATGCCATACCGGATGTATTCACCGAAAGCAAGTAAAGATAAAAAGCCACTTATTATTTACTTGCATGGTTCAGGGGAGCGCGGTAATGATAATGAATTACAGCTATTAGGTACGGATGGACCGGCTACATTTGCAGCTGCAACATTCCAATCAACAACTCCAAGCTATGTTTTAGCGCCACAAGTTGAATGGGACGAAGCACGTAATGGTTGGTTTACAGAAGGAAAAACACAAACCGTTAAAAAATTAATTGATCAAGTAATCAAAGAAAACAAAGATATTGACTCGTCTCGTATTTATTTAACTGGTGTTTCCAATGGTGCAACAGGCGCTTGGAAAATGCTAACTGAAAATCCGGATTTCTTTGCAGCGGCAGCCCCAATTGCAGGTTATATGTATGACAAAGATGCTGAATTCACAGTAACAGGAACATCTCGTTATTTAAAAGCAAAACCAGCTGATGCAGCTAAAATTAAAAATGTTCCAATTTGGGCGTATCAAGCAGAAGATGACCAAGTAAATAGTGTAGAAGGAACAAAATCAGCGGTAAAAGCTATTCAAGATGCTGGTGGTACAAAAGTTCAAATGACAATCTATCCAGCAGGTTTAGTAGCACCAAGCCCACATGCATCATGGGAAAAAGCGTACAACGATACTCGATTATTAACATGGATGACAGCGCAAGTTAAATAA
- a CDS encoding Na+/H+ antiporter, protein MEIFELILLMLSAVFLSNVLSRFLPSIAVPLIQVLLGIILAIPLGDHTMDLNPELFLLLFMAPILFNDGASTDKKSLWKNRKAILSLSIGLVFVTVGILGAFIHYLIPAIPFAAAFALAAALAPTDAVAVGALAEKVRVPHKIMHILEGESLINDASGLVSFQFAVLALVTGTFSFMTAGTSFLLLSLGGIVLGAVLSLLKIMLMRGLRQLGIENMTSFMLMEILLPFLIFMVAEKIGVNGILAVVSGGMVHSFSYKRMNPEIAQLNLLSKNTWSVIIFSLNGLVFVLLGTQLPQIMTAIWQDSSIHRSMLFVYILGITCLLLGLRFLWILFFRNYEENPKVDLVSRLKNTFLYTVAGVRGTITLVSALSLPFVLGNGNAFPERDLLIFIAAGVIITTLLLANFTLPLFAEKKEVVAADHTTDIALLRDIVRQLQAYKTDENLAEMNIVLNMYNDRIFSLMEHKEVSATEKELRRLIQEWQLENTRKLVFERKIDTSVGFSLMMRLGKRLYIQTRADKYRARMRYRQLLNHRIRDFRIVPLSFEERRKERAKLQNENNQFVVQKLQELDTSKFNPEIISLYLMNFERTLFNKENKKEKDSEAFQTAVDLASQIERETIQRYFEKGEITRKEMKVYRDNLLAIESSFRLEW, encoded by the coding sequence ATGGAGATTTTTGAACTGATTTTATTAATGTTAAGTGCAGTTTTTTTATCTAATGTGTTAAGTCGATTTTTGCCAAGTATTGCTGTGCCTTTAATACAAGTATTATTAGGGATTATTTTAGCAATTCCGCTTGGGGATCATACAATGGATTTAAATCCGGAACTGTTTTTATTACTATTTATGGCTCCGATTCTTTTTAATGATGGGGCAAGTACGGACAAAAAATCTTTATGGAAAAATCGAAAAGCAATTTTGTCATTATCCATTGGGCTAGTGTTTGTCACAGTCGGGATTTTAGGTGCTTTTATTCATTACTTAATTCCGGCGATTCCTTTTGCTGCTGCATTTGCACTTGCAGCAGCATTAGCACCAACAGATGCGGTCGCGGTTGGAGCACTGGCTGAAAAAGTAAGAGTACCACATAAAATTATGCATATTTTAGAAGGAGAATCGCTTATTAATGATGCTTCTGGTTTAGTTTCATTTCAATTTGCTGTTCTAGCGCTAGTAACAGGGACCTTTTCCTTTATGACAGCGGGAACCAGTTTTTTACTGCTTTCACTAGGAGGGATTGTGCTTGGAGCAGTACTTAGTTTACTTAAAATCATGTTAATGCGTGGTTTACGTCAGCTAGGAATAGAAAATATGACTTCTTTTATGTTAATGGAAATTTTACTGCCATTTTTAATTTTTATGGTAGCAGAAAAAATTGGTGTAAATGGTATTTTAGCAGTTGTAAGTGGGGGAATGGTGCATTCATTTAGTTATAAGCGAATGAATCCTGAAATTGCCCAATTGAACTTGCTTTCAAAGAACACCTGGTCTGTCATTATTTTTAGTTTAAACGGATTAGTGTTTGTATTGCTCGGAACCCAGTTGCCGCAAATTATGACTGCTATTTGGCAGGACTCGAGTATACATAGAAGTATGTTATTCGTTTATATTCTAGGAATTACTTGCTTGTTATTAGGCCTTCGCTTCTTATGGATTTTATTTTTCCGTAACTATGAAGAAAATCCAAAAGTTGATTTAGTGAGTAGATTAAAAAATACCTTTCTTTACACAGTGGCTGGTGTTCGAGGTACAATCACTTTAGTCAGTGCGCTTTCCTTGCCATTTGTGCTTGGAAACGGGAATGCTTTTCCTGAGCGGGACTTACTAATTTTTATTGCTGCGGGAGTCATTATTACGACACTTCTTTTAGCCAATTTTACATTACCACTTTTTGCCGAAAAAAAAGAGGTAGTTGCGGCAGATCATACTACAGATATCGCATTACTTCGAGATATTGTGAGACAGCTGCAAGCGTACAAAACAGACGAGAATTTAGCAGAAATGAATATCGTCTTAAATATGTATAATGATCGAATTTTTTCTTTGATGGAGCATAAAGAAGTGAGTGCCACAGAAAAAGAACTTAGGCGTTTAATTCAAGAATGGCAACTCGAAAATACAAGAAAATTAGTGTTTGAACGTAAAATCGATACTAGTGTTGGATTTTCATTAATGATGCGTCTTGGAAAACGTCTTTATATCCAAACTAGGGCAGACAAGTATCGAGCAAGAATGAGGTACCGTCAGTTATTAAATCATCGTATTCGTGATTTTCGAATAGTACCTCTTTCTTTTGAGGAGCGAAGAAAAGAACGTGCTAAATTACAAAATGAAAATAACCAATTTGTAGTTCAAAAATTACAAGAATTAGACACTAGTAAATTTAACCCGGAGATTATTTCGCTTTATTTGATGAATTTTGAGCGGACACTTTTTAATAAGGAAAATAAGAAAGAGAAAGATAGCGAGGCATTTCAAACAGCTGTTGATTTAGCTTCTCAAATCGAACGGGAAACTATTCAACGTTACTTTGAAAAGGGAGAAATTACTCGAAAAGAAATGAAAGTCTATCGAGATAACTTGTTAGCTATTGAATCAAGCTTTCGATTAGAGTGGTAA
- a CDS encoding DeoR/GlpR family DNA-binding transcription regulator — protein MLNAERKQHIMESIEKLGVIKLQELVEGLGTSESTIRRDLIELEEQGLIERVHGGAKLVISHNQEPSMNEKSFKNIQSKKEIAAYCASLVEENDCIYLDAGSTTLELITHLANRNITVVTNGLTHIEELVRQNINAYLLGGKMKVHTKAIIGAVALDNIQNYHFDKAFIGTNAMHPEHGYTTPDMEEAFVKRAAKDHADRVFVVADHTKFNEVNFSKMFSINEATIVTDYIPSEIKESFIQKTKIIEVEK, from the coding sequence ATGTTAAACGCAGAGAGAAAACAGCATATTATGGAGAGTATTGAGAAACTTGGTGTAATTAAATTGCAAGAATTAGTTGAAGGATTAGGTACCTCGGAGTCAACTATTCGGCGTGATTTAATCGAATTAGAAGAACAAGGATTAATCGAGCGTGTACACGGTGGAGCAAAACTTGTTATTTCTCATAATCAAGAACCAAGTATGAATGAAAAATCATTCAAAAACATTCAAAGTAAAAAAGAAATTGCTGCATATTGCGCTAGTCTAGTGGAAGAAAATGATTGTATCTATTTAGATGCTGGTTCGACCACGTTAGAATTAATTACTCACTTAGCAAATCGAAATATTACTGTAGTTACAAATGGTCTAACTCATATTGAAGAACTAGTTCGTCAAAACATTAATGCATATCTTTTAGGTGGCAAAATGAAAGTGCATACAAAAGCAATTATTGGTGCAGTGGCCTTAGATAACATTCAGAATTACCACTTTGATAAAGCTTTCATCGGGACTAATGCCATGCATCCGGAACATGGCTATACAACACCAGATATGGAAGAAGCATTCGTAAAACGTGCGGCAAAAGATCATGCTGATCGTGTTTTTGTTGTAGCGGATCATACAAAATTCAATGAAGTAAATTTTTCGAAAATGTTTTCAATAAATGAGGCTACTATTGTGACGGACTATATACCTTCAGAAATAAAAGAATCCTTTATCCAAAAAACTAAAATAATTGAGGTAGAAAAATGA
- a CDS encoding DUF523 domain-containing protein: MIAVSACLAGIACRYDGKDKEITKIKQMVENGEAIPFCPEVIGGLLTPRNPAEIVGGDGDDVWLNRAKVIDNQGIDVTEEYKYGASLTLAKLKELGITQIIMKEKSPSCGSCAIYDGTFSGKIKDGTGVAAALFQMNGIKIISEFTI, from the coding sequence ATGATTGCAGTAAGCGCTTGTTTAGCTGGAATTGCTTGCAGATATGATGGAAAAGATAAAGAAATTACCAAAATAAAACAAATGGTTGAAAACGGAGAAGCCATTCCTTTTTGTCCAGAAGTAATTGGAGGCTTACTTACGCCGAGAAACCCAGCAGAAATAGTAGGTGGAGACGGTGATGACGTCTGGTTAAACCGCGCAAAAGTGATTGATAACCAAGGAATAGATGTAACAGAAGAATACAAATACGGAGCGAGTCTAACTTTAGCTAAATTAAAAGAACTCGGTATTACTCAAATAATTATGAAGGAAAAAAGCCCATCTTGTGGAAGCTGTGCTATTTACGACGGTACCTTCTCTGGGAAAATAAAAGATGGTACCGGCGTAGCAGCAGCTCTTTTTCAAATGAATGGGATAAAAATCATTTCAGAATTTACAATTTAA
- the pepC gene encoding aminopeptidase C, translating to MSAELTLDQVEIFSKKWRENPDKLVFQASIMKNGIKAATENPISKVNNQPIFSHEVKTEKVSNQQQSGRCWMFAALNTFRHKLNGTLGLKDFELSQNYTNFWDKLEKANYFLENIIETANEDEDSRLVSWLLDTPQQDGGQWDMLVSIIEKYGVVPKSAMPETYQSSKSADLNHLLNERLRTDAVILRKAVQEKKDTAMLKEEMLAEVYQLLVLTLGEPPKVFDFEYRNKDNEFKQDLQITPKDFYERYIDMDLKNYIPLINAPTKDKPFNQAFTVDYLGNIVDGTPIKYLNVEMNVLKKAAADQIKEGETVWFGCDVGQLSERTSGIMDTDIFLLNQAFGFKSAMTKAERLDYKHSMLTHAMVLTGVNVANGSVNRWKVENSWGEKIGNNGYFVASDTWMDEYTFQVVVHKKHLSKDLIEAFNQKPIALKPWDPMGSLAL from the coding sequence ATGAGTGCAGAACTAACTTTAGACCAAGTAGAAATTTTTTCGAAAAAATGGCGTGAAAATCCAGATAAATTGGTGTTTCAAGCTAGTATTATGAAAAATGGAATTAAAGCAGCAACTGAAAATCCTATTTCAAAAGTGAACAATCAACCCATCTTTTCTCACGAAGTTAAAACAGAGAAAGTTTCTAACCAACAGCAAAGTGGTAGATGTTGGATGTTTGCAGCATTAAATACATTCCGTCATAAATTAAACGGAACACTTGGTTTAAAAGATTTTGAGTTATCTCAGAACTATACTAATTTTTGGGATAAATTAGAGAAAGCTAATTATTTTTTAGAGAATATTATTGAAACTGCGAATGAAGATGAAGATAGTCGATTAGTTTCGTGGTTACTTGATACACCACAACAAGATGGTGGTCAGTGGGATATGTTAGTTTCTATTATTGAAAAATACGGGGTTGTTCCAAAGTCAGCTATGCCGGAAACTTATCAAAGTAGCAAGTCTGCGGATTTGAATCACCTTTTAAATGAAAGGCTTCGCACAGATGCGGTTATTTTAAGAAAAGCTGTTCAAGAAAAGAAAGATACTGCCATGTTGAAAGAAGAAATGCTTGCCGAGGTTTATCAGCTCTTAGTTCTGACACTTGGTGAGCCGCCAAAAGTATTTGATTTTGAATATCGGAATAAAGATAATGAATTTAAACAAGATTTACAAATTACACCTAAAGATTTTTATGAACGTTATATTGACATGGATTTAAAAAATTATATTCCACTTATTAACGCACCGACTAAGGATAAACCCTTCAATCAAGCTTTTACAGTGGATTATTTAGGTAATATTGTAGATGGTACACCTATTAAATATTTGAATGTAGAAATGAATGTATTAAAAAAAGCCGCCGCAGATCAAATTAAAGAAGGTGAAACAGTTTGGTTTGGCTGTGACGTAGGGCAACTTTCAGAACGAACTAGCGGCATCATGGACACTGATATTTTCTTGTTAAATCAAGCATTTGGATTTAAATCTGCAATGACAAAAGCTGAGCGTCTTGATTATAAACATAGTATGCTTACCCACGCGATGGTTCTGACAGGAGTGAATGTGGCTAATGGTTCTGTAAATCGTTGGAAAGTCGAAAACAGTTGGGGAGAAAAAATCGGTAATAATGGCTATTTTGTTGCTAGCGACACTTGGATGGATGAGTACACATTCCAGGTAGTTGTGCATAAAAAACATTTATCTAAAGACTTGATTGAAGCTTTTAATCAAAAACCAATCGCTTTAAAACCATGGGATCCTATGGGGTCATTAGCTCTTTAA
- a CDS encoding carbohydrate kinase — translation MENNKAKMNEKEEIIFNSIRKNPYISQQELADILDLSRPTVANLISGLIKKGRILGKAYILNEAKQIVCIGGANVDRKFYIKDKAQLATSNPVRSTQSAGGVARNVGENLGRLGKEVILLTACGTDSDWEAVKNASNTYMNLDYVTAFPSIATGSYTAVLENNGDLLVALADMDAYDHLTPDVLAKNEGLLSQASAIIADLNCPKETLDYLGNFAEINTIPLVLVPVSSPKMSHLPERLDHVTWLICNRDESETHLGLTIKNDEDWRLATQKWLDLGVKNVIVTNGSKGAVAANKTEGIIFEPAIVIENIVDVTGAGDAFCSAVIYAWLEGKALQEILKAGSVNAARTLESEYTVRQNLSTSQLQKDLEEFK, via the coding sequence GTGGAAAATAATAAAGCGAAAATGAACGAAAAGGAAGAGATAATTTTCAATTCCATCCGTAAAAATCCTTACATTTCTCAACAAGAACTTGCTGATATTCTTGATTTATCCAGACCAACAGTAGCGAATCTTATTTCCGGCCTCATCAAAAAAGGTCGTATTTTAGGAAAAGCCTATATTTTAAATGAAGCAAAACAAATCGTTTGTATAGGTGGAGCGAACGTTGATCGAAAGTTTTATATTAAAGACAAGGCTCAACTCGCTACATCAAATCCAGTGCGATCAACACAAAGTGCTGGAGGAGTTGCTAGGAACGTTGGTGAAAACCTAGGACGTCTTGGAAAAGAAGTTATATTACTCACTGCTTGTGGAACAGACTCTGATTGGGAAGCTGTCAAAAATGCCAGCAATACATATATGAACTTGGATTATGTCACTGCATTTCCAAGCATCGCAACCGGTTCATATACAGCAGTACTTGAAAACAATGGAGATTTACTTGTTGCATTAGCGGACATGGATGCATACGACCACTTAACTCCAGATGTACTTGCAAAAAATGAAGGTTTGCTGAGTCAAGCGAGCGCAATCATAGCTGATTTAAACTGTCCAAAAGAAACATTAGACTATCTTGGCAATTTTGCTGAAATTAATACCATCCCACTAGTTCTAGTTCCTGTTTCATCGCCTAAAATGTCTCATTTGCCAGAGCGACTTGATCATGTGACTTGGCTGATATGCAACCGTGATGAATCAGAAACGCATCTAGGACTGACTATCAAAAACGACGAAGACTGGCGCTTAGCAACACAAAAATGGCTGGATTTAGGCGTGAAAAACGTTATTGTTACAAATGGTAGTAAGGGCGCAGTTGCAGCAAACAAGACGGAAGGCATTATTTTTGAACCAGCTATTGTCATTGAAAATATTGTAGATGTGACAGGAGCAGGAGACGCGTTTTGTTCTGCGGTTATCTATGCATGGTTAGAAGGAAAAGCTTTACAAGAAATTTTAAAAGCGGGTAGCGTAAATGCTGCGCGGACACTCGAATCTGAATACACCGTTCGCCAAAATTTATCAACATCCCAACTACAAAAAGATCTGGAGGAATTCAAATGA
- a CDS encoding pseudouridine-5'-phosphate glycosidase, whose protein sequence is MKNYLSLSEEVKQAKAEGKAIVALESTIISHGMPYPQNVEMARDVEQIIRDNGAVPATIALIDGKIKIGLSDEELELFAKSSNVAKVSRRDIGYLIATKQLGATTVAATMICAELAEIGIFVTGGIGGVHRGAETTMDVSADLEELAKTNVAVVCAGAKSILDLNLTMEYLETKGVPVIGYQTDVLPAFYTRSSDVELTLRADAPEVIAESLKAKWDLQIEGGAVITNPIPEEFAMDEKVINDVIQTALKEAEENHIHGKDVTPFLLGKVKELTDGKSLEANIELVKHNALIGTQIAVAYQNI, encoded by the coding sequence ATGAAAAATTATCTATCATTATCCGAAGAAGTAAAACAAGCAAAAGCAGAAGGAAAAGCTATTGTTGCTTTAGAATCTACTATTATCTCCCACGGTATGCCTTATCCGCAAAATGTGGAAATGGCGCGTGATGTAGAACAAATTATTCGTGATAACGGAGCTGTACCAGCAACAATCGCTTTAATCGATGGAAAAATTAAGATTGGTCTTTCTGATGAAGAGCTAGAACTGTTTGCTAAAAGCAGTAATGTAGCAAAAGTTTCTCGTCGTGATATCGGCTATCTTATTGCAACGAAACAACTTGGAGCAACAACAGTAGCGGCAACCATGATTTGTGCCGAATTAGCAGAAATTGGTATCTTCGTAACTGGTGGAATTGGCGGTGTTCACCGTGGTGCCGAAACTACAATGGATGTTTCAGCTGATTTAGAAGAATTAGCGAAAACAAATGTCGCTGTCGTTTGTGCTGGAGCTAAATCAATCCTAGACTTAAACTTAACAATGGAATATTTAGAAACAAAAGGCGTTCCAGTAATTGGTTATCAAACAGACGTACTTCCAGCATTTTACACGCGTTCAAGTGATGTAGAATTAACATTACGTGCAGACGCTCCAGAAGTTATCGCTGAATCTCTTAAAGCAAAATGGGACCTTCAAATTGAAGGTGGCGCAGTAATTACAAACCCAATTCCAGAAGAATTCGCTATGGATGAAAAAGTAATTAATGATGTTATTCAAACAGCACTTAAAGAAGCAGAAGAAAATCATATCCATGGAAAAGACGTTACACCATTCCTTCTTGGAAAAGTAAAAGAACTAACAGATGGTAAGAGCCTAGAAGCAAATATCGAACTTGTAAAACATAATGCGTTAATCGGCACACAAATTGCCGTAGCATATCAAAATATTTAA
- a CDS encoding pseudouridine synthase: MRLDKLLSHTGFGSRKEVKPLLKSGAVVVNGTIQKDSKMQVNPDKDEITVHGTPVVYQEFVYFMLHKPQNVVSATEDNVSETVIDLLAQEDTLTNPFPVGRLDKDTEGLLIITNDGTLAHNLLSPKKHIDKTYYAKIDGEVLLEDVKAFAEGIVLDDGYICKPARLEIINPNEIKVTIQEGKFHQVKRMFAARGKTVSYLKRISMGQLQLDESLELGEYRPLTETELAILQNK; encoded by the coding sequence ATGCGCTTAGATAAATTATTGTCTCATACAGGTTTCGGGAGTCGAAAAGAAGTGAAACCACTGCTTAAATCTGGAGCAGTTGTCGTAAATGGAACTATTCAAAAAGATAGTAAAATGCAAGTGAATCCAGATAAAGATGAAATAACTGTCCACGGAACACCAGTTGTTTACCAAGAATTCGTTTATTTTATGCTTCATAAACCTCAAAACGTCGTAAGTGCAACAGAAGATAATGTGTCAGAAACTGTTATTGATTTGCTTGCTCAAGAAGATACACTCACTAATCCATTTCCGGTTGGTCGTTTAGATAAAGACACAGAAGGATTGCTTATTATAACCAACGACGGTACACTCGCTCACAATTTGCTTTCTCCTAAAAAGCATATCGATAAAACTTACTATGCTAAAATCGATGGAGAGGTTTTGCTAGAGGATGTTAAAGCTTTTGCAGAAGGAATCGTACTCGACGATGGCTATATCTGCAAACCAGCACGCTTAGAAATTATTAATCCAAATGAAATAAAGGTAACTATCCAAGAAGGCAAATTCCATCAAGTAAAAAGAATGTTCGCTGCTCGAGGGAAAACAGTTAGCTATTTGAAACGAATTTCGATGGGGCAATTACAATTAGATGAATCACTTGAGCTCGGCGAATATAGGCCTTTAACCGAAACGGAGTTAGCTATTCTTCAAAATAAATAA
- the pfkB gene encoding 1-phosphofructokinase encodes MIYTITLNPSIDYIVQIDQLHLGELNRMKQDYKLPGGKGINVSRVLNQLNVPSLATGFLGGFTGGFIKDWLKNEGIQTGFVTVKDDTRINIKLKHGEETEINGLGPAISEEETTEFLQMMDKVTAGDIVILSGSVPPSLGNDFYDRIIQICKEKQADFMIDTTGQELLDALPNRPILIKPNHHELADLFGVKLENIEDLIPYGKKCLELGAQHVIVSMAGDGALLFTGEDVYFADALKGELKNSVGAGDSMIAGFVGTYDQTNDPVKSFAAGVATGGATAFSTDLAEKDLINELLPQVKVTKITGRH; translated from the coding sequence ATGATTTATACAATTACTTTAAACCCATCAATTGATTATATTGTGCAAATCGACCAATTACATCTTGGCGAACTTAATCGTATGAAACAAGATTATAAATTACCTGGTGGCAAAGGAATTAATGTTAGCCGTGTGTTAAATCAATTGAATGTACCAAGTCTTGCTACAGGTTTTCTAGGCGGATTTACTGGTGGATTTATCAAAGACTGGCTTAAGAATGAAGGCATACAAACGGGCTTTGTAACAGTAAAAGATGATACTCGTATTAATATCAAGCTAAAACATGGAGAAGAAACGGAAATCAATGGTTTAGGACCAGCAATTTCTGAAGAAGAAACGACCGAATTTTTACAAATGATGGATAAGGTAACTGCTGGAGATATTGTTATTTTATCTGGAAGCGTACCACCTTCTCTTGGAAACGATTTTTATGATAGAATAATCCAAATCTGTAAAGAAAAACAAGCAGACTTTATGATTGATACAACAGGACAAGAACTCTTAGATGCATTGCCAAATCGCCCAATACTAATTAAACCAAATCACCATGAATTAGCAGATTTATTTGGAGTTAAGCTAGAAAATATAGAAGATCTTATCCCATATGGAAAAAAATGCCTAGAATTAGGAGCTCAACATGTGATTGTATCTATGGCTGGCGACGGTGCGTTACTATTTACTGGAGAAGATGTGTATTTCGCTGATGCATTAAAAGGAGAGCTGAAAAATTCTGTTGGTGCAGGAGACTCGATGATTGCTGGTTTCGTTGGAACTTATGACCAAACGAATGACCCAGTTAAATCATTTGCAGCAGGAGTTGCAACTGGTGGAGCAACAGCGTTTTCAACGGACTTAGCTGAAAAAGATTTAATTAATGAATTATTACCGCAAGTGAAGGTAACTAAAATAACAGGGAGGCACTAA